A portion of the Algimonas porphyrae genome contains these proteins:
- the msrB gene encoding peptide-methionine (R)-S-oxide reductase MsrB: MSATESNIDWAALTRADWKDRLTEEEFYVLRKEGTERPFSSALNDEKRPGTYICAGCALPLFTTEMKFDSGTGWPSFFTTIDGAIDTKRDFKLVVPRTEYHCARCGGHQGHVFKDGPRPTGLRYCNNGVALDFIPDAA; this comes from the coding sequence ATGAGCGCAACTGAGAGCAATATCGACTGGGCTGCGCTGACACGCGCGGACTGGAAAGACCGGCTGACGGAGGAAGAGTTCTATGTGCTTCGCAAGGAAGGCACTGAACGTCCGTTTTCGAGCGCACTGAACGATGAAAAGCGACCCGGAACCTATATCTGCGCCGGATGCGCACTACCCCTGTTCACCACGGAGATGAAATTCGATTCCGGAACGGGCTGGCCGAGCTTTTTCACGACCATTGACGGGGCGATCGATACCAAGCGCGACTTCAAACTGGTTGTGCCGCGCACCGAATATCATTGCGCGCGCTGCGGCGGCCATCAGGGGCATGTCTTCAAGGATGGTCCGCGACCAACCGGACTGCGTTACTGTAATAATGGCGTCGCCCTGGATTTCATCCCGGATGCGGCCTGA
- a CDS encoding YciI family protein has protein sequence MPDFMILSRDVPDGPSIRARIRQDHLDWLKAPSDCTVLSAGPWLDNTDAMRGSLLIVKAPSREALDRWLADDPYAKAGLPQDIDIRPFKLVIGRPEGL, from the coding sequence ATGCCTGACTTCATGATCCTGTCCCGAGACGTTCCTGACGGACCTTCCATTCGCGCTCGCATTCGCCAGGACCATCTCGACTGGTTGAAAGCCCCATCAGACTGCACTGTCCTGTCTGCCGGCCCCTGGCTCGATAACACAGATGCGATGCGAGGGTCCCTCCTCATTGTCAAAGCCCCCTCCCGTGAGGCATTGGACAGATGGCTGGCCGATGACCCTTATGCCAAGGCAGGTCTGCCGCAGGATATTGACATCAGACCCTTCAAGCTCGTGATCGGGCGACCCGAGGGACTCTAG
- a CDS encoding ATP-binding protein: protein MSDVIPTRSSAHSAQPSIVWLWVLAALLAVMAAGATIWLGLSWSQLLPAVRVLGVGLVAIGAMLIAALFIVMRLGGGNDRRSERRDGLYSQAFFETTRPQLITKGGKPALANRAYLAMAKQLDVDVLGDLPPAVDRLFSTLDKDGSAAIFRLYHLEADTMRAEEELDVLLPNGSRGRYRLCVARLGEAAATADDALLWQVDAVTTRPDRTASLAQAPIGLFSVTRDGRVLSINKTMERWLGGPEALTPAHMSEFIDDPDVLLGADAANGKTVRADTRLITRKGVVTPTVMIARWSATDAGELVATVALHGHTSRPKVDDRGHASATAQTAAQTASQGSTAFELVPFGVLNIDGATIETAIVSYANSAFQTLSGRTDPVGRPFADLFEGQSLSAKLSGRSHADMAGLGAIDITLSGPRAVPVALYVVPDPVVPERLWAYLIDISARKSLEDQIRQSQKMQAVGQLTAGVAHDFNNLLTAIRLNTDELLQRHPVGDPSYPELQNINATGARAAALVKKLLAFSRQQTRRAERIDVSEALSDMYLTLKQTLGGQAQLELTHARDLPPVMVDRSQFDNVVMNLCVNARDAMEAQGGGTITIASERIDRRSVTDRGLQSALLEFPSDDIVLIRVSDTGTGMSDAVKAKIFEPFFTTKDQGKGTGLGLATVYGVIQQSGGHLAVDSELGRGTTFQIYLPAASQTADTDQAPAQAAAPPERKPADLAGQGNILFVEDESAVRVIAAKSLRKRGYHVIEAEDGEEALEILEDATEAFDLLLSDVVMPGLDGPGLLKQGRALLGDARIVFISGYAAEKFSDLLAEEPDVTFLPKPFTLAELAEKVKSEIGDAQ from the coding sequence ATGTCCGATGTGATTCCCACCCGCTCTTCGGCCCATTCCGCCCAGCCGTCCATCGTCTGGTTATGGGTGCTGGCCGCCTTGCTCGCCGTCATGGCGGCGGGCGCGACGATCTGGCTGGGCCTGTCCTGGTCACAGCTTTTACCGGCTGTTCGAGTGCTGGGGGTCGGGCTTGTCGCAATCGGGGCGATGCTGATTGCCGCGCTATTCATCGTGATGCGGCTGGGCGGCGGCAATGATCGCAGGTCCGAGCGTCGCGACGGTCTTTACAGTCAGGCCTTCTTCGAAACCACGCGCCCGCAATTGATCACAAAGGGCGGCAAGCCGGCGCTGGCCAACCGGGCCTATCTGGCCATGGCCAAACAGCTCGATGTCGATGTGTTGGGGGATCTGCCACCCGCTGTCGACCGATTATTCTCGACGCTGGACAAGGATGGGTCCGCCGCCATTTTCCGGCTCTACCATCTGGAGGCCGACACGATGCGGGCGGAGGAAGAACTGGATGTCCTGTTGCCCAATGGCAGTCGCGGTCGCTACCGTCTCTGTGTGGCCAGGCTGGGGGAGGCGGCGGCGACGGCTGATGATGCGCTGCTGTGGCAGGTGGATGCGGTGACGACGCGTCCGGACCGGACGGCGTCTCTGGCGCAGGCGCCCATCGGTCTGTTTTCGGTCACACGTGACGGGCGCGTGCTGTCGATCAACAAGACGATGGAACGCTGGCTGGGTGGACCCGAAGCGCTGACACCTGCTCATATGAGCGAGTTCATCGATGATCCGGATGTGTTGCTGGGTGCGGATGCGGCCAATGGAAAGACGGTTCGCGCCGATACGCGTCTGATTACGCGCAAGGGCGTCGTAACGCCGACCGTGATGATTGCGCGCTGGTCGGCGACGGATGCAGGAGAACTGGTCGCTACGGTGGCCCTGCACGGTCACACATCTCGCCCGAAGGTGGACGATCGCGGACACGCATCGGCGACGGCTCAGACCGCGGCACAGACCGCCTCACAAGGATCGACCGCTTTCGAATTGGTGCCGTTTGGCGTTCTCAATATCGATGGGGCGACGATCGAAACGGCTATCGTCTCATATGCCAATAGCGCGTTCCAGACATTATCGGGTCGTACCGACCCTGTGGGGCGTCCCTTCGCCGACCTGTTCGAAGGACAGTCCCTGTCGGCGAAACTCTCAGGTCGATCGCATGCGGATATGGCGGGGCTGGGGGCGATCGATATTACGCTGAGCGGTCCGCGTGCCGTTCCGGTCGCGCTCTATGTCGTACCAGATCCGGTCGTGCCGGAACGGCTCTGGGCCTATCTGATCGATATCAGTGCGCGCAAATCGCTTGAAGATCAGATTCGCCAGAGCCAGAAAATGCAGGCCGTCGGTCAGTTGACGGCGGGTGTCGCCCACGATTTCAACAATTTGCTGACGGCGATCCGGCTGAATACGGATGAGTTGCTACAGCGCCATCCGGTCGGCGATCCATCCTACCCGGAACTGCAGAACATCAATGCGACCGGCGCCCGGGCTGCCGCGCTCGTCAAGAAGCTTCTGGCCTTCTCCCGCCAGCAGACGCGCCGGGCCGAGCGCATCGATGTCTCGGAAGCGCTGTCCGACATGTATCTGACCCTGAAGCAAACGCTGGGAGGGCAGGCGCAATTGGAGTTGACCCATGCGCGGGATTTGCCGCCTGTCATGGTCGACCGTTCGCAGTTTGACAATGTGGTCATGAACCTCTGCGTCAATGCCAGGGACGCGATGGAGGCGCAGGGCGGCGGGACGATCACCATCGCCTCAGAACGGATCGACCGCCGGTCCGTGACGGATCGCGGCCTGCAATCGGCGCTTCTGGAGTTCCCCTCGGACGACATCGTCCTGATCCGCGTATCCGATACGGGAACCGGCATGTCCGATGCGGTCAAGGCGAAGATATTCGAACCCTTCTTCACAACCAAGGATCAGGGCAAGGGAACAGGGCTGGGCCTCGCCACTGTTTACGGCGTGATCCAGCAATCGGGCGGCCATCTGGCTGTCGATAGTGAGCTCGGCAGGGGCACGACCTTCCAGATCTATCTTCCGGCGGCGAGCCAGACGGCGGATACGGACCAGGCCCCGGCTCAAGCCGCTGCGCCGCCGGAGCGCAAGCCCGCAGATCTGGCGGGGCAAGGGAACATTCTGTTCGTCGAGGACGAATCCGCTGTGCGGGTCATCGCAGCGAAAAGTCTGCGCAAACGCGGCTATCACGTTATCGAAGCAGAGGACGGCGAAGAGGCGCTCGAAATTCTGGAGGACGCGACGGAAGCCTTCGATCTTCTCCTGTCCGACGTGGTGATGCCCGGGCTCGATGGACCCGGTCTGCTGAAACAGGGGAGAGCCCTGCTGGGAGATGCGCGGATCGTCTTCATCTCGGGATATGCGGCGGAGAAGTTCTCCGACCTTCTGGCCGAAGAACCCGATGTGACCTTCCTGCCCAAGCCGTTCACGCTGGCCGAACTGGCGGAGAAGGTGAAATCGGAAATCGGCGACGCGCAGTAA
- the recA gene encoding recombinase RecA: MARNTTPLKVVEKATDKNRSAALDAALSQIDRSFGKGSVMKLGDKTSMDVESISTGSLGLDIALGIGGLPKGRIIEIYGPESSGKTTLTLHAIAECQKAGGVAAFIDAEHALDPVYAAKLGVDVNELLIAQPDTGEQSLEIADTLVRSGAVDILVVDSVAALTPRAELEGDMGDSLPGLQARLMSQALRKLTGSISKSGCMVIFINQIRHKIGVMYGSPETTTGGNALKFYSSVRLDIRRIGAIKNRDEVVGNQTRVKVVKNKVAPPFRQVEFDIMYGEGISKTGELIDMGVLADVIQKAGSWYSYGDERIGQGRENVRKFLMENPDVMAEVEQKILREKGLLDDELLMPSDEQVEDNGSEPQLGIGA; encoded by the coding sequence ATGGCGAGAAATACGACCCCCCTCAAAGTTGTCGAAAAGGCAACGGACAAGAACAGATCGGCGGCGCTGGATGCCGCCCTGTCTCAGATCGACCGGTCCTTCGGCAAGGGCTCGGTGATGAAGCTGGGCGATAAGACATCCATGGATGTGGAGAGCATTTCCACCGGTTCGCTGGGTCTGGATATTGCGCTCGGCATTGGCGGCCTGCCCAAGGGCCGGATCATCGAAATCTACGGACCGGAAAGCTCCGGTAAGACGACGCTGACCCTGCATGCGATTGCCGAATGCCAGAAGGCGGGCGGTGTCGCGGCCTTCATCGACGCCGAACATGCGCTTGATCCGGTCTATGCCGCCAAGCTCGGTGTGGACGTCAACGAACTGCTGATCGCGCAGCCCGATACGGGCGAACAGTCGCTCGAAATCGCTGATACGCTGGTCCGGTCCGGTGCGGTCGATATCCTTGTCGTCGATTCGGTTGCGGCCCTGACGCCGCGCGCCGAACTGGAAGGCGATATGGGCGACTCGTTGCCGGGTCTTCAGGCGCGTCTGATGAGCCAGGCTCTGCGCAAGCTGACGGGATCGATTTCCAAGTCCGGCTGTATGGTGATCTTCATCAACCAGATCCGTCACAAGATCGGCGTGATGTACGGATCGCCGGAAACTACGACGGGTGGGAACGCACTGAAATTCTACAGCTCGGTCCGCCTCGACATCCGCCGTATCGGCGCGATCAAGAACCGCGACGAGGTCGTCGGTAACCAGACGCGCGTCAAGGTCGTCAAGAACAAGGTCGCGCCGCCCTTCCGTCAGGTCGAATTCGACATCATGTACGGGGAAGGCATTTCCAAGACGGGTGAGCTGATCGACATGGGCGTTCTGGCCGATGTGATCCAGAAAGCCGGGTCTTGGTATAGTTATGGTGATGAGCGGATCGGCCAGGGCCGGGAGAACGTCCGCAAGTTCCTGATGGAAAATCCGGATGTCATGGCCGAGGTCGAGCAGAAGATCCTGCGCGAAAAGGGTTTGCTCGACGATGAACTGCTGATGCCGAGCGATGAGCAGGTTGAAGATAATGGCTCAGAACCCCAATTGGGGATCGGTGCCTGA
- the ubiA gene encoding 4-hydroxybenzoate octaprenyltransferase yields MKVADAARSHWVNRTPETIRPYLQLSRLDRPVGYWLLALPGWIGLLVPAWLCRPDWQLIVSPLYWAGLILVGAIAMRGAGCSYNDIVDRDLDAQVERTQSRPLPSGRISVKQAWIWLALQLAIGFAVWLALPLGAKIVALAALPLVAAYPFMKRITWWPQVWLGLTFNWAVLVAYAIKTGGLDLTIGLIYLGLACWTVGYDTIYALQDIEDDAMIGVRSTARRFGVQVKRGVAVTYGLSVTLIAVGLSLSQNGFTALAIIPFAAHLARQVVKLDKDDYANALSLFQSNVWAAFWLITGLVLTQL; encoded by the coding sequence ATGAAGGTCGCCGATGCGGCCAGATCGCATTGGGTCAACCGGACACCAGAAACGATCCGGCCATACCTCCAACTTTCGCGGCTGGATCGACCTGTCGGCTACTGGCTCCTGGCCCTGCCGGGATGGATCGGCTTGCTGGTTCCGGCCTGGCTTTGCCGTCCCGACTGGCAGTTGATTGTCTCGCCGCTTTACTGGGCCGGGTTAATTCTCGTCGGCGCCATCGCCATGCGCGGCGCGGGCTGTAGCTATAACGATATTGTCGACCGCGATCTCGACGCACAGGTCGAGCGGACGCAGTCTCGCCCCCTGCCCTCGGGGCGTATCAGCGTGAAGCAGGCCTGGATCTGGCTGGCGTTGCAACTGGCGATCGGTTTCGCCGTCTGGCTGGCCTTGCCCCTAGGCGCGAAAATCGTTGCCTTGGCCGCTCTGCCGCTGGTCGCGGCCTACCCGTTCATGAAACGGATCACATGGTGGCCGCAAGTCTGGCTCGGCCTGACCTTTAACTGGGCCGTCCTAGTCGCCTATGCGATCAAGACGGGCGGTCTCGATCTGACGATCGGCCTCATCTATCTCGGATTAGCCTGCTGGACCGTGGGTTACGATACTATCTATGCGCTGCAGGATATCGAAGACGATGCGATGATCGGAGTCCGTAGCACAGCGCGGCGTTTTGGCGTTCAGGTCAAGCGCGGGGTTGCCGTCACTTATGGCCTGAGTGTTACGCTCATCGCGGTCGGCCTCAGCCTTTCCCAGAACGGATTCACCGCGCTCGCCATCATACCATTTGCCGCTCACTTGGCCCGACAGGTCGTAAAGCTGGATAAGGATGACTATGCCAATGCGCTGAGCCTGTTCCAATCTAATGTCTGGGCCGCATTTTGGCTGATCACCGGCCTCGTCCTCACCCAGTTGTGA
- a CDS encoding TrmH family RNA methyltransferase, giving the protein MIGGSSKDQPRKSKGARQHTSLSSPRRPNRSRGRKGNGGRSGSGGGTSWIWGWHAVQAVIANPRRTIHQIMVTEQAAGRLGLADGRPDLKIVAMNYIDSALPRGAAHQGVAVKAAPLEWPDLSQLADDADDDAVILVLDQITDPHNVGAMLRLCSAFGVTALVMQTRKAPPLSGATAKVAVGCVETVPVCLEVNIAQSIKTLQTFGYTVVGLAGETDTTVAQALKGEGRYALVMGAEGPGLRELVARNCDVLARIPMQSAPVAGQAESLNVATAAGIALYETRR; this is encoded by the coding sequence ATGATCGGCGGCTCGTCCAAAGATCAGCCGCGAAAATCGAAAGGGGCGCGTCAGCATACCAGCCTGTCCAGTCCGCGTCGACCGAATCGCAGCCGTGGCCGGAAGGGAAACGGTGGACGATCCGGATCAGGTGGCGGCACAAGCTGGATCTGGGGCTGGCATGCCGTGCAGGCCGTGATCGCCAACCCCAGGCGCACCATCCATCAGATCATGGTGACGGAACAGGCCGCAGGACGACTCGGTCTGGCGGATGGGCGCCCTGACCTGAAGATTGTCGCCATGAACTATATCGACAGCGCCCTGCCGCGCGGCGCGGCGCATCAAGGTGTTGCGGTCAAGGCAGCGCCGCTGGAATGGCCCGACCTGTCGCAGCTGGCCGATGATGCGGATGACGACGCCGTCATTTTAGTCCTCGACCAGATCACGGACCCGCACAATGTCGGGGCCATGCTGCGCCTGTGCAGTGCGTTCGGAGTCACTGCACTGGTGATGCAGACCCGCAAAGCCCCGCCCCTGTCGGGAGCGACGGCCAAGGTTGCCGTGGGCTGCGTCGAAACCGTGCCTGTCTGCCTGGAAGTCAATATCGCTCAGTCTATCAAGACCCTGCAGACATTCGGCTATACGGTCGTCGGACTGGCCGGCGAAACGGACACGACCGTGGCGCAAGCCTTGAAAGGCGAGGGCCGCTATGCGCTTGTCATGGGTGCAGAAGGGCCGGGGCTGCGCGAACTCGTTGCGCGCAACTGCGATGTGCTGGCGCGCATTCCGATGCAATCCGCGCCTGTGGCCGGGCAGGCGGAAAGCCTTAACGTGGCGACAGCCGCCGGGATCGCCCTCTACGAGACACGCCGATGA
- a CDS encoding DUF885 domain-containing protein, with translation MKTLSMTLLASLMLGAAILPSCSPGGGTDLSRAELVEQESERLNAWFTDRYTEALARSPMNRTYLGDKDGQDQLDDISQLAIDEDAAIRRSWLTEMRRDFDIDRLDPQTRLSFQLFEVQQEDWLATHAVSGNDYVFQHMSGPHSSLPSFMINFHKIESEADARAYISRLNAFDDFLGQAEERARAQAAEGVLLPRFVYDKIAGPSRNIITGAPFTEGDDSPLLKDFKAKTADADLTPALRDSLIEEASAALLSSVQPAYLSLLDMFSEQSDATTDEDGAWKLPDAEAYYATRLKHYTTTDLTASEIHEIGLGEVARIQARMQEIMDRVGFEGSLQDFYTFLRTDPRFTYSNDAEGRAAYIADATAIIDDMKAQSDGLFLTKPKADMIVKRVEPFREATAFGAFYDAPALDGSRPGTYYINLKDMADQPKFLQQALAYHEGIPGHHMQIAIAQELEGLPKFRTLGGHTAFIEGWALYAEEIPRELGLYTDPYKEFGQLGMEIFRAARLVVDTGIHSKQWTREQAVQYYLENIPNPEGDVRAEIDRYIVWPGQATAYLIGKLKVMELRRKAEAELGDDFDIREFHDAVLLNGSVPLDILESNIDQYIADTKEPS, from the coding sequence ATGAAAACTTTGTCAATGACCCTTCTGGCCAGTCTGATGCTGGGAGCGGCAATTTTGCCGTCCTGCAGTCCCGGAGGCGGAACGGACCTGTCCCGGGCCGAATTGGTGGAGCAGGAAAGTGAACGCCTGAACGCTTGGTTTACCGACCGCTATACCGAAGCTCTGGCACGCTCACCGATGAACCGCACCTATCTGGGTGACAAGGACGGACAGGATCAGCTCGACGACATCAGCCAACTGGCCATTGACGAAGACGCCGCCATCCGGCGCAGCTGGCTTACGGAAATGCGCCGTGATTTCGACATTGACCGGCTCGACCCGCAGACGCGCCTGTCTTTCCAGCTGTTCGAAGTGCAGCAGGAAGACTGGCTCGCCACCCATGCCGTCTCGGGCAATGATTATGTCTTCCAGCATATGAGCGGGCCGCATTCGAGCCTGCCCAGCTTCATGATCAACTTCCACAAGATCGAGTCGGAAGCCGATGCCAGGGCCTATATTTCCCGCCTCAACGCGTTCGATGACTTTCTTGGACAGGCTGAAGAGCGGGCCCGCGCACAGGCGGCGGAAGGGGTACTCCTGCCGCGCTTCGTCTATGACAAGATCGCCGGCCCGTCCCGCAACATCATTACGGGCGCACCGTTTACCGAAGGCGACGACAGCCCCTTGCTCAAGGACTTCAAGGCCAAGACGGCTGACGCCGATCTGACGCCTGCCCTGCGCGACAGCCTGATCGAGGAGGCCAGCGCAGCCCTGCTGTCTTCCGTTCAACCGGCCTATCTGTCCCTGCTCGACATGTTTTCCGAACAATCAGACGCCACGACGGATGAGGACGGCGCGTGGAAATTGCCGGATGCAGAGGCCTACTATGCGACCCGGCTGAAACATTACACGACTACAGATCTGACGGCCTCCGAAATCCATGAGATCGGGCTGGGCGAAGTGGCGCGCATTCAGGCCAGGATGCAGGAAATCATGGACCGGGTCGGGTTCGAAGGCAGCCTGCAGGACTTCTACACTTTCCTGCGCACCGATCCGCGATTCACCTATTCCAACGATGCGGAAGGACGGGCCGCCTATATCGCCGACGCCACAGCGATCATCGATGACATGAAAGCGCAATCCGACGGATTGTTTCTGACCAAGCCCAAGGCCGACATGATCGTCAAACGGGTCGAGCCCTTCCGGGAAGCCACGGCCTTCGGCGCCTTTTACGACGCGCCTGCCCTCGATGGCTCACGCCCGGGCACCTATTACATCAATCTGAAGGATATGGCCGATCAGCCGAAATTCCTGCAACAGGCGCTCGCCTATCATGAAGGCATTCCTGGTCATCACATGCAGATCGCGATTGCGCAGGAGCTGGAGGGGTTGCCCAAATTCCGCACCTTGGGAGGGCACACCGCCTTTATCGAAGGCTGGGCGCTCTATGCTGAGGAAATTCCCCGCGAACTCGGTCTCTATACGGATCCCTATAAGGAGTTCGGGCAGCTCGGCATGGAGATTTTCCGCGCCGCACGGCTAGTCGTGGATACCGGTATTCATTCGAAACAATGGACTCGTGAGCAGGCCGTTCAATATTATCTGGAGAACATTCCCAACCCGGAAGGCGATGTGCGCGCTGAAATCGACCGCTACATCGTCTGGCCCGGCCAGGCGACAGCCTATCTGATCGGAAAGCTGAAAGTCATGGAGCTGCGCCGCAAGGCTGAAGCCGAACTGGGCGACGATTTCGACATCCGGGAATTCCACGATGCCGTCCTGCTTAACGGGTCAGTCCCGCTCGACATTCTGGAATCCAATATCGACCAATATATCGCAGACACGAAGGAGCCATCATGA
- a CDS encoding cytochrome P450, translated as MGLPLVTDTVQPDRGPRDPIHPPIFNFQTPVDLGSATTFAGEQPFDHFKTMREKAPVMWHSMADKDLEGFWSLTRYDDIRSVSLDTQNWSSQMGGIMMAYANDQRQHSKLHSASLNTMICLDAPHHMQLRREHMQFVKPDYVKQLRQKVDQRVSALLDAAQKVGPRLNWVEHFSSQLPLFTLCEMLGVPEADRSKIREWMDMLEMAQYILGQQDLSSIDPQMVMTFLSEVEAMFAYGRDILLKRRAEPTDDLLSAIANVEVDGARLPDEFLDGSWLLIIVAGNDTTRNSLSGGLRLLGRNPDQKAKVMADRSLLPNMCHEIVRMVSPVMYMRRTALNETAVRGQTIAAGEKIVMWYGAGNRDPEIFANPDQFDVTRANASKHIAFGVGSHVCMGQRIANMQLNAAFTQIFDRFPNIEWTGKQTILPNNFTHSISELEVDLGLT; from the coding sequence ATGGGTTTGCCATTGGTAACGGACACGGTTCAACCGGATCGTGGTCCGCGTGACCCTATCCACCCTCCGATCTTCAATTTCCAAACACCGGTCGATCTGGGTAGTGCCACCACCTTTGCCGGGGAGCAGCCCTTCGATCATTTCAAGACCATGCGGGAAAAGGCGCCCGTCATGTGGCATTCCATGGCTGACAAGGATCTGGAAGGGTTCTGGTCGCTGACCCGTTATGACGATATTCGTTCCGTCAGTCTGGATACGCAGAACTGGTCGTCGCAAATGGGCGGGATCATGATGGCTTATGCCAATGATCAGCGACAGCATTCGAAGCTGCATTCCGCCTCGCTGAACACCATGATCTGTCTGGATGCGCCGCATCACATGCAGCTGCGGCGTGAACACATGCAGTTCGTCAAGCCGGACTATGTCAAGCAACTGCGCCAGAAGGTCGATCAGCGCGTCTCCGCTTTGCTCGATGCCGCGCAAAAGGTTGGTCCGCGACTGAACTGGGTCGAGCACTTCTCCTCGCAATTGCCGCTCTTCACATTATGCGAAATGCTCGGCGTGCCGGAAGCGGATCGGTCCAAGATCCGTGAGTGGATGGATATGCTGGAAATGGCGCAGTATATTCTCGGCCAGCAGGATCTGTCTTCAATCGACCCCCAGATGGTCATGACGTTCCTCTCCGAAGTCGAAGCCATGTTCGCCTATGGCCGTGATATTCTGTTGAAGCGACGGGCCGAACCGACGGATGACCTGCTGTCGGCCATCGCGAATGTCGAAGTGGATGGCGCACGATTACCCGACGAGTTTCTCGACGGCTCCTGGTTGCTGATTATCGTGGCTGGCAATGACACGACCCGCAACTCGCTCTCGGGCGGATTGCGGCTGCTCGGGCGCAATCCCGATCAGAAGGCCAAAGTGATGGCGGATCGCTCGCTGCTGCCGAATATGTGCCACGAAATTGTCCGGATGGTCAGCCCGGTCATGTATATGCGCCGGACCGCCCTCAACGAAACTGCCGTGCGGGGTCAGACCATCGCAGCGGGAGAGAAGATTGTCATGTGGTACGGGGCCGGCAATCGCGACCCTGAAATTTTCGCCAATCCCGATCAGTTCGACGTCACACGCGCCAATGCGTCGAAACATATCGCCTTCGGTGTTGGTAGCCATGTCTGTATGGGCCAGCGGATCGCAAACATGCAGCTCAATGCTGCCTTTACGCAGATTTTCGACCGCTTCCCCAACATTGAATGGACCGGAAAACAGACTATCCTGCCGAACAATTTCACCCATTCCATCAGTGAACTGGAAGTCGATCTTGGCCTCACCTGA
- the secE gene encoding preprotein translocase subunit SecE — protein sequence MAKGKQANPAKKDADVAPKVSPATYLAQVQQEGRKVVWPTWKETRQTTVLVMIMVLIMGLFFFLVDFLIGIVVPWVLSFGSAS from the coding sequence ATGGCGAAAGGCAAACAGGCCAATCCAGCCAAGAAGGACGCAGATGTTGCGCCCAAGGTCTCTCCGGCGACCTATCTGGCTCAGGTTCAGCAGGAAGGCCGTAAGGTCGTCTGGCCGACCTGGAAGGAAACGCGTCAGACAACCGTGCTCGTGATGATCATGGTTCTGATCATGGGTCTGTTCTTTTTCCTGGTGGACTTTCTGATTGGCATCGTCGTGCCGTGGGTTCTTAGTTTCGGGAGTGCTTCTTAA
- the tuf gene encoding elongation factor Tu, with translation MAKEKFERNKPHANIGTIGHVDHGKTTLTAAITKYFGDFKAYDQIDGAPEEKARGITISTAHVEYETDNRHYAHVDCPGHADYVKNMITGAAQMDGAILVVNAADGPMPQTREHILLARQVGVPALVVYMNKVDQVDDEELLELVEMEIRELLSSYEFPGDDIPVIAGSALAAMEGRDPEIGEESIKKLMAAVDEYIPQPERAVDQPFLMPIEDVFSISGRGTVVTGRVERGVINVGDEIEIVGIRDTSKTTCTGVEMFRKLLDRGEAGDNIGALLRGIDREGVERGQVLCKPGSVTPHKKFEAEAYILTKDEGGRHTPFFNNYRPQFYFRTTDVTGVVTLKSGTEMVMPGDNVNVDVELIVPIAMEEKLRFAIREGGRTVGAGVVSKITE, from the coding sequence ATGGCGAAGGAAAAGTTCGAGCGTAACAAGCCGCACGCGAACATTGGCACGATTGGTCACGTTGACCATGGCAAGACGACGCTGACGGCGGCGATCACGAAGTATTTTGGTGACTTCAAGGCGTATGACCAGATTGATGGCGCGCCGGAAGAGAAGGCCCGCGGGATCACGATTTCGACCGCTCACGTGGAATATGAGACGGACAACCGTCACTATGCTCACGTCGACTGTCCGGGTCACGCCGACTACGTCAAGAACATGATTACGGGTGCGGCGCAGATGGACGGCGCGATCCTGGTGGTGAACGCGGCTGACGGCCCGATGCCACAGACGCGCGAGCACATCCTGCTGGCCCGTCAGGTCGGTGTTCCGGCGCTGGTCGTCTATATGAACAAGGTTGACCAGGTCGACGATGAGGAGCTGCTGGAGCTGGTCGAGATGGAAATCCGCGAGCTGCTCTCATCTTATGAGTTCCCGGGCGACGACATTCCCGTCATTGCCGGTTCGGCGCTCGCCGCCATGGAAGGCCGCGATCCTGAGATCGGTGAAGAGTCGATCAAGAAGCTGATGGCTGCCGTCGACGAGTATATCCCGCAGCCTGAGCGCGCGGTCGACCAGCCTTTCCTGATGCCGATCGAGGACGTGTTCTCGATCTCGGGTCGGGGAACGGTTGTGACCGGTCGTGTCGAGCGCGGCGTGATCAATGTCGGTGACGAGATCGAGATCGTCGGTATCCGCGACACGTCCAAGACGACCTGTACCGGTGTCGAGATGTTCCGCAAGCTGCTGGACCGCGGCGAAGCCGGTGACAATATCGGCGCGCTGCTGCGCGGCATCGACCGCGAAGGCGTCGAGCGCGGCCAGGTTCTCTGCAAGCCGGGTTCCGTGACACCGCACAAGAAGTTCGAGGCCGAAGCCTACATCCTGACCAAGGATGAGGGCGGTCGCCACACGCCGTTCTTCAACAATTACCGTCCGCAGTTCTACTTCCGGACGACGGATGTGACCGGTGTCGTGACCCTGAAGTCGGGCACGGAGATGGTCATGCCGGGCGACAATGTGAACGTCGATGTCGAACTGATCGTGCCGATCGCGATGGAAGAGAAGCTGCGCTTCGCCATCCGCGAAGGCGGCCGCACAGTCGGCGCAGGCGTCGTGTCCAAAATCACGGAGTAG